cagtttccagtacttaatttttcagctttcagtttcagttttcagttttatcaaacagccccttagAGTCTCGTACACATTACTTCGAACACACCTCTCCAACGTATATACCATGCACCCTTGTAGCATAGGGTCCCACAACTTTTGTAGCTATAGACGTGTTTCTAGTCACTCATGCAAAAATACATGATAGACCAGATATTGTTAAGCGCCTGATTCAAATCTATTCATTAATGAGAAGAATTTAACGATTCGTTTTTCAATTGGAAAATATACTTTTTTAATGTTGCTGTCAATGTTCGATTCAccttattttttgcatgaataatGTGTATATCGAGCTagtctgataaaaaaaatagtttaaaatatTGTCGAAATATGACATGGAACTCACTTTATTAAGTTTTGGGTTTAAGAGGGATGTCTGAAGCTACGCAtgtcgattttttatttttttttatttataaccGAATGTCTGGACTAGCTAGTTACTACACACCTCCTCGACTAATTTATTCTAACTTCCCTAAAAAGTGCCACGGTGCCCATTATAAAATCTTGTCAATTGTATATAACGCCCCTATTGAATATATACACCAAATAACAACCCATCACCAACCTTGTCTTTCAGATTAGTTTAAAAACGTGATCCTTCAATTAACACCCAcaaaacacctctctctctctctctctctctcaggcaCACACTCACACGGAGAGACCATGGTGAACCTCGTAGCAGCACAGAGGCCAATGTTAATCGGCCTAATGAAAATGGCCGGGGTAGTACCCCACACAGTGGAGATCGAGCCAGGCACTACCATGAACTTTTGGGTTCCCAAAGAAACCATCAACACCAAGCCCAAACAATCCAAAGAAAAGCCCAAACAAAACAAGCCAGTGGTCGTGCTCGTCCACGGCTTCGCGGCGGAGGGCATCGTCACGTGGCAGTTCCAGATTGGCTCCCTGACGAAGAAGTATGCGGTGTACGTGCCTGACCTCCTCTTCTTCGGCGGGTCCATGACCGACAGCCCTGACCGGTCACCGAGGTTCCAGGCTGAGTGCCTGAGCAAGGGGCTGAAGAAACTGGGTGTGGAGAAATGCACGGTGGTTGGGTTCAGTTATGGTGGGATGGTGGCTTTCAAGTTGGCCGAGATGTGTCCGGACCTGGTTCAGGCCATGGTGATATCGGGTTCGATCCTGGCTATGACTGACTCGATAAGTAGTACCACGCTTCACGGTCTtgggttttcttcttcttccgaGCTTTTGTTGCCTACTTCAGTTAAGGGTCTCAAGGCACTTTTATCTGTTGCTGCTCACAAAAAGCTTTGGTTCCCTAATAAACTCCACAAGGATTTCCTTGAGGTACGtacgaaattttattaatctcaaagggtacatcgagggataAAACGAGATggaacataaaataaaagaaacgaAAAACTTCATCCAACAAAAGTTGAATGAGGAACACCTCATAAGAGAACTATAATCATACCTTACGAATCCTATCAA
This DNA window, taken from Rhododendron vialii isolate Sample 1 chromosome 8a, ASM3025357v1, encodes the following:
- the LOC131297899 gene encoding uncharacterized protein LOC131297899; translation: MVNLVAAQRPMLIGLMKMAGVVPHTVEIEPGTTMNFWVPKETINTKPKQSKEKPKQNKPVVVLVHGFAAEGIVTWQFQIGSLTKKYAVYVPDLLFFGGSMTDSPDRSPRFQAECLSKGLKKLGVEKCTVVGFSYGGMVAFKLAEMCPDLVQAMVISGSILAMTDSISSTTLHGLGFSSSSELLLPTSVKGLKALLSVAAHKKLWFPNKLHKDFLEVSFTNRKERGELLEGLVVSNKDATIPNFQQERIHLLWGENDQIFKLELAKNMKEELGEKATLEGIKKAGHLVHLERPCAYNRCLKRFLASLHAAHEAQN